The Polaribacter tangerinus genome has a segment encoding these proteins:
- the atpH gene encoding ATP synthase F1 subunit delta, which yields MKDARAALRYAKAILNLAKDTKVETDVNNDMLFISTIISENDVFEVMLKSPIVKSSEKIKVLYALFEGKVSNVTLGLFHLLKDNKRIAMLPSIAKQFAIIYDFDKHIKEAKVTTAVPLTPAVEKDVLAKIEALTGDKAKLVNEIDATILGGFILRVGDLQYDASISNYLNELKKEFDNSHYIPKI from the coding sequence ATGAAAGACGCAAGAGCAGCATTACGTTACGCAAAAGCAATTTTAAACCTTGCAAAAGATACTAAGGTAGAGACTGATGTAAATAATGATATGTTATTTATTTCTACAATTATTTCAGAAAATGATGTTTTTGAGGTGATGTTAAAAAGTCCAATTGTTAAATCATCAGAAAAAATAAAGGTCTTATATGCTTTATTTGAAGGTAAAGTAAGTAATGTAACATTAGGTTTATTTCATTTATTAAAAGACAATAAAAGAATAGCAATGTTACCATCTATTGCAAAGCAGTTTGCAATTATTTATGATTTCGATAAGCATATAAAAGAAGCAAAAGTTACAACAGCTGTCCCTTTAACACCAGCTGTAGAAAAAGATGTTCTAGCAAAAATTGAAGCTTTAACCGGAGATAAGGCAAAACTTGTAAATGAGATTGATGCCACTATTTTAGGCGGATTTATTTTACGTGTTGGAGATTTACAGTACGATGCTAGTATTTCTAATTATTTAAACGAATTGAAAAAGGAATTTGACAATAGTCATTACATTCCAAAAATATAG
- a CDS encoding F0F1 ATP synthase subunit B, which translates to MNTLLNDFSPGLFFMLVFILIVLIVVLGKFAWKPILNSLEERESGIEEALKSAENARKEMQNLQSDNQQMLKEARAERDAMMKEARDIREAMIAEAKEEAKEVTAALIEKAHASIEQEKQAALAEIKKSVAELSIGIAETVIKKELSNKEDQLQLVEGILKDVTLN; encoded by the coding sequence ATGAACACTTTATTAAACGATTTTTCACCTGGGTTGTTTTTTATGCTAGTATTTATCTTAATAGTATTAATAGTAGTATTAGGTAAATTTGCTTGGAAACCAATTTTAAATTCTTTAGAAGAAAGAGAATCTGGTATAGAAGAGGCATTAAAATCTGCAGAAAATGCACGTAAAGAAATGCAAAATCTTCAGTCAGACAATCAGCAAATGCTTAAAGAAGCAAGAGCCGAGAGAGATGCAATGATGAAAGAGGCGAGAGACATTAGAGAAGCAATGATTGCAGAAGCAAAAGAAGAAGCAAAAGAAGTAACGGCCGCTTTAATAGAAAAAGCACACGCTTCTATAGAGCAAGAAAAGCAAGCTGCATTAGCAGAAATTAAGAAAAGTGTTGCAGAATTGTCTATTGGAATTGCAGAAACTGTAATTAAAAAAGAGTTATCTAACAAAGAAGATCAGCTACAATTAGTAGAAGGTATTTTAAAAGATGTTACTTTAAACTAG
- the atpE gene encoding ATP synthase F0 subunit C has product MYNLIGAGLIVIGGGIGLGQIGGKAMEGIARQPEAAGKIQTAMIIIGALLEGLAFGALILGNPA; this is encoded by the coding sequence ATGTACAATTTAATTGGAGCAGGATTAATCGTAATCGGTGGAGGAATCGGACTAGGTCAAATTGGTGGTAAAGCAATGGAAGGTATTGCTCGTCAGCCAGAAGCAGCTGGAAAAATTCAAACAGCAATGATTATCATCGGAGCTTTATTAGAAGGTTTAGCATTTGGTGCTTTAATCTTAGGAAACCCTGCTTAA
- the atpB gene encoding F0F1 ATP synthase subunit A, giving the protein MKIAQKTIKFLTIAVIALITSTTFALESDKKSSSQEEGGQVNTKEEVKAYIKHHLKDSHDFALFSYTSNAGERKHFGFPLPVIIWSSKGLVTFMSSEFHHNDDGHVVVEKEGLKFAKIHSKIYELNANETAVSFDEDHHAANASKVIDFSITKSVVGILLAGLLLLFGFTRLAKQYKVRDIPKGFGRVLEPLVLYVRDEIARPNIGEKKYKKFMGFLLTVFFFIWVLNLLGLTPLGFNVTGQIAVTACLAIFTAIIYIFSASKDFWAHTLWMPGVPYLLRPILAVIELVGFVIIKPFSLLVRLFANITAGHFVLMSLIALMVTMKEAFGPVASTGMSLVLSLFIFVIELLVAFLQAFIFTMLSSLFIGMAVEEHEHH; this is encoded by the coding sequence ATGAAGATTGCACAAAAAACAATCAAGTTTCTTACAATAGCAGTAATAGCACTTATTACAAGTACAACTTTTGCATTAGAATCCGATAAGAAAAGCTCTTCCCAAGAAGAAGGCGGTCAGGTAAATACAAAGGAAGAAGTAAAGGCTTACATAAAGCATCACTTGAAAGATTCTCATGATTTTGCACTATTTTCATATACCTCAAACGCTGGAGAAAGAAAACACTTTGGCTTTCCATTGCCTGTAATTATCTGGTCTTCTAAAGGATTAGTTACCTTTATGTCTTCTGAATTTCATCATAACGATGATGGTCATGTGGTGGTAGAAAAAGAAGGTTTAAAATTTGCTAAAATTCACTCAAAAATTTACGAATTAAATGCTAACGAAACAGCGGTTTCTTTCGATGAAGATCATCATGCTGCTAATGCATCAAAAGTAATCGACTTTTCGATAACAAAAAGTGTAGTTGGTATTTTATTAGCAGGTTTGTTACTTCTTTTTGGTTTTACTCGTTTGGCAAAACAGTACAAGGTTAGAGATATTCCTAAAGGTTTTGGAAGAGTTTTAGAGCCTTTGGTATTATATGTAAGAGACGAAATTGCAAGACCAAACATTGGAGAGAAAAAATATAAAAAGTTCATGGGCTTTTTATTAACTGTGTTTTTCTTTATTTGGGTTTTAAATTTATTAGGTTTAACGCCTTTAGGGTTTAACGTAACAGGGCAAATAGCAGTTACTGCTTGTTTGGCAATTTTTACCGCTATTATTTACATATTTAGCGCAAGTAAAGATTTTTGGGCGCACACACTCTGGATGCCTGGAGTACCTTATTTACTAAGGCCAATTTTAGCAGTTATAGAATTGGTTGGTTTTGTAATTATTAAGCCATTTTCTTTATTGGTGCGTTTGTTTGCAAACATTACAGCAGGGCACTTTGTGTTAATGAGTTTAATTGCATTAATGGTAACTATGAAAGAAGCTTTTGGTCCGGTAGCATCTACAGGAATGTCTTTAGTGTTATCGTTGTTTATATTTGTAATTGAGTTATTAGTAGCTTTTTTACAAGCGTTTATTTTTACAATGTTGTCATCACTATTTATAGGTATGGCTGTAGAAGAACATGAACACCATTAG
- a CDS encoding DUF6168 family protein, with the protein MIKILVRLLIAFILLYFLGLEAHKMLFSNVSKNTAEILQKIYLFHSGFSILICINLLFLKSVQKLVGQLGFIYLGALMLKIIVFTAVFYQPFVKATNLAPNFKLSIVATTIIFLFVELLFVIFILKRNS; encoded by the coding sequence ATGATTAAAATACTTGTTCGACTACTTATAGCATTTATTTTGCTTTATTTTTTGGGCCTAGAAGCGCACAAAATGCTGTTTTCTAATGTGTCAAAAAATACAGCAGAAATTCTTCAGAAAATATATCTTTTTCACTCAGGCTTTTCAATATTAATCTGTATTAATTTATTGTTTTTAAAGAGTGTTCAAAAGTTAGTAGGTCAGCTTGGTTTTATTTATCTTGGAGCTCTCATGTTAAAAATTATTGTGTTTACTGCAGTGTTTTATCAACCATTTGTAAAAGCTACTAATTTAGCCCCTAACTTTAAACTTTCTATAGTAGCTACCACTATTATTTTTCTGTTTGTAGAGTTGCTGTTTGTAATTTTCATTTTAAAGAGGAATTCCTAA
- a CDS encoding AtpZ/AtpI family protein: MTKNNKPKKTHHKAIALSGAGLQMGITIYLGFLLGKWLDNLLETTFLKGLVTLLAVFIATYALIKQANKIND, translated from the coding sequence ATGACAAAAAACAACAAGCCGAAAAAAACGCATCATAAAGCCATTGCACTTTCTGGTGCAGGTTTACAAATGGGTATAACCATTTATTTAGGCTTTTTACTTGGTAAATGGTTAGATAACTTACTTGAAACAACCTTTTTAAAAGGTTTGGTAACCTTGTTGGCGGTATTTATAGCAACCTATGCGCTTATAAAACAAGCAAATAAAATTAATGATTAA
- a CDS encoding bactofilin family protein, with translation MFNNKDKNSEKQHQKTMERNVIAKNSSFIGDITSEGDFRIDGILEGTLKTVGRVIIGTDGAIKGTVEAGNADIEGKFSGQLLVSKTLTIKATANISGDVTIGKLSIEPGATFNATCAMKGALKELSQNNDKKQQAEKNAS, from the coding sequence ATGTTTAATAATAAAGACAAAAACAGCGAAAAACAGCATCAAAAAACTATGGAACGAAATGTAATTGCAAAAAATTCTTCATTTATAGGAGATATTACTTCTGAAGGAGATTTTCGTATAGACGGAATTTTAGAAGGAACTTTAAAGACCGTTGGTAGAGTAATAATTGGTACAGATGGCGCTATAAAAGGCACTGTAGAAGCCGGTAATGCAGATATAGAAGGAAAATTTTCCGGACAATTATTGGTATCTAAAACTTTAACCATTAAAGCTACTGCTAATATTTCTGGAGATGTAACTATTGGGAAACTATCTATAGAGCCAGGAGCTACTTTTAATGCAACTTGTGCAATGAAAGGAGCCTTAAAAGAATTAAGTCAGAATAATGACAAAAAACAACAAGCCGAAAAAAACGCATCATAA
- a CDS encoding tetratricopeptide repeat protein produces the protein MKYTLKILLVTIVSVALYACSTKKDTVINRNYHVLTTKYNILFNGEEAFEEGLQGIADGFKDDWFEQLPIEPITFDDRKIVAPSFKNSGPGAGFGNSQTATDAQKPATPFDRAEEKAVKAIQKHAMNIDGLERNRQIDDAYLLLGKARYYTQRFVPAVEAFNYVIANYPNASLIAETKIWRAKANIRMDNEQFAIETLKLLLEVRDSLESNLPDKIKEQGHTALAMAYQKADSLQKVKKHLQLAIRTQKNKEQTARNMFILGQMYAKENKKDSAALVFQKLISFKKAPYKYKIHANIALASTIANNDSISETYVASLQKLIKKRENRPYLNKLYYQLANLYEKQDSISLAIATYNKSLRAKNTEEKQQVLTFEKLGNIYFKNSDYMLASSYYDSVVKTSTDSLNLRVRKVKRKHKNLASLIKYEKLVAKNDSILKIAAMPKEAQKEYFEDFIATLKKKDAEAAQLRLNQIAFAGNTNSLQSINKGKWYFYNIKSLGFGKTEFQKIWGKRQLADDWRWSFQAKLSKTTKDSAIVAQKNERYNLESYLASIPTSAKKIDTLIQDRNKGLFELGLIYKTQFNNKKLAIDRLESVLKFASSKELILPANWHLYEIYKELNNKEKAAIYKNVILTEYPTTVFAQIIKNPEKKITDAKEETATEKLYKDIYYLYKKENYSEVIDRVINILPFVKNSKLVPKLQLIKAYAIGKSDTKENYKKSLEFVAVNYPTTAQGKQALIILKKLDN, from the coding sequence ATGAAATATACTTTAAAAATATTATTAGTTACTATTGTTTCAGTTGCTTTGTACGCATGTAGTACAAAAAAAGATACTGTTATCAATAGAAATTATCATGTTTTAACAACTAAATATAACATATTATTTAATGGAGAAGAGGCTTTCGAAGAAGGTTTACAAGGCATAGCAGACGGTTTTAAAGATGATTGGTTTGAGCAATTACCCATAGAACCCATTACTTTTGATGACCGAAAAATTGTTGCGCCCAGCTTTAAAAATAGCGGACCTGGTGCAGGTTTTGGTAATTCACAAACAGCAACAGATGCTCAAAAACCAGCGACTCCTTTTGACAGAGCAGAAGAAAAAGCAGTAAAAGCTATTCAAAAACATGCCATGAATATTGATGGTTTAGAAAGAAACCGTCAAATAGATGATGCTTATTTATTACTCGGTAAAGCCCGTTATTACACCCAAAGATTTGTGCCTGCAGTAGAGGCATTTAATTATGTAATTGCAAACTACCCGAATGCTAGTTTAATTGCAGAAACAAAAATCTGGAGAGCAAAGGCAAATATTAGAATGGATAACGAGCAATTTGCTATAGAAACATTAAAACTTTTACTAGAGGTAAGAGATAGTTTAGAGTCTAATTTACCAGACAAAATTAAAGAACAAGGGCACACCGCTTTGGCGATGGCTTATCAGAAAGCAGATAGCCTACAAAAAGTAAAAAAGCATTTACAATTAGCTATTAGAACACAAAAAAATAAAGAGCAAACAGCAAGAAACATGTTTATTTTGGGGCAAATGTATGCCAAAGAAAATAAAAAAGATTCAGCAGCTTTGGTTTTTCAAAAACTAATATCATTTAAAAAGGCGCCATACAAATACAAAATTCATGCAAATATTGCTTTGGCAAGTACTATTGCAAATAATGATTCTATATCGGAAACATATGTAGCATCTCTTCAAAAGTTAATTAAGAAAAGAGAAAATAGGCCTTATTTGAATAAATTGTATTATCAACTAGCAAATTTATATGAGAAACAAGACTCAATTTCTCTCGCAATTGCTACTTACAATAAATCTTTAAGAGCAAAAAATACCGAAGAAAAGCAGCAAGTTCTTACTTTTGAAAAACTAGGAAATATCTACTTTAAAAATTCAGATTATATGTTAGCAAGTAGTTATTATGATAGTGTTGTAAAAACTTCTACCGATAGTTTAAACTTGCGTGTTAGAAAAGTAAAAAGAAAGCATAAAAACTTGGCATCACTTATAAAATATGAAAAATTGGTGGCTAAAAATGACAGTATTTTAAAAATTGCTGCAATGCCAAAAGAAGCACAAAAAGAGTATTTTGAAGATTTTATAGCAACTTTAAAGAAAAAGGATGCCGAAGCAGCTCAATTAAGGTTAAACCAAATTGCGTTTGCAGGAAACACCAATTCTTTACAATCAATAAATAAAGGAAAATGGTATTTTTACAATATCAAATCTTTAGGTTTTGGGAAAACAGAATTTCAAAAAATATGGGGAAAAAGACAATTGGCAGATGATTGGCGTTGGTCTTTTCAAGCAAAATTATCTAAAACCACAAAAGATTCGGCTATCGTCGCACAGAAAAACGAACGTTATAATTTAGAGAGTTATTTGGCATCCATACCAACATCAGCAAAAAAAATAGACACATTAATACAAGACAGAAACAAGGGCTTGTTCGAATTAGGATTGATTTATAAAACCCAGTTTAACAATAAAAAGTTAGCCATAGATAGGTTGGAGAGTGTTTTAAAGTTTGCTAGTTCAAAAGAATTAATACTGCCTGCAAATTGGCATTTATATGAAATTTATAAAGAACTAAACAATAAGGAGAAAGCGGCAATTTATAAAAATGTAATTCTTACAGAGTATCCAACAACAGTTTTTGCTCAGATTATAAAAAATCCTGAGAAAAAAATTACTGATGCTAAAGAAGAAACGGCCACAGAAAAATTATATAAAGACATTTATTATTTGTACAAAAAAGAGAATTATAGCGAAGTAATAGACAGGGTAATTAACATTTTACCATTTGTAAAAAACTCGAAATTGGTTCCTAAGTTACAATTGATAAAAGCCTATGCTATAGGAAAAAGTGACACCAAAGAAAACTACAAAAAATCCTTGGAGTTTGTAGCGGTTAATTACCCTACCACAGCACAAGGAAAGCAAGCCCTAATAATTTTAAAAAAATTAGATAATTAA
- a CDS encoding ABC transporter ATP-binding protein has protein sequence MIKTTELSKKYRQTTVLNIASLEIPKGQSFGLVGNNGAGKTTYFNILLDLIRPTTGSITNNDILVSENETWKSFTGSFIDESFLIGYLTPEEYFEFIGDLRGMNNADITTFLADFSDFFNDEILGKKKYLRDLSKGNQKKVGIVAAMMGNPQVVILDEPFANLDPTTQIRLKNIIKTLTDNKEVTVLISSHDLTHVTEVCERIVVLDKGNLVKDIATSAETLKELEAYFSV, from the coding sequence ATGATAAAGACTACAGAACTTTCAAAAAAATACAGACAAACCACTGTTTTAAATATTGCCTCTTTAGAAATTCCTAAAGGACAAAGTTTCGGGTTAGTAGGAAACAACGGTGCAGGAAAAACAACTTATTTTAATATATTATTAGACTTAATTAGACCAACAACGGGTAGCATTACAAACAATGATATTTTAGTAAGCGAAAACGAAACTTGGAAATCTTTTACAGGCTCTTTTATAGATGAATCTTTTTTAATTGGTTATTTAACACCAGAAGAGTATTTTGAGTTTATTGGCGATTTACGAGGAATGAACAATGCCGATATTACTACTTTTCTAGCAGATTTTTCAGATTTTTTTAATGATGAAATTCTTGGGAAGAAAAAATATTTAAGAGATTTAAGTAAAGGAAATCAGAAAAAAGTTGGCATTGTAGCAGCAATGATGGGAAATCCGCAAGTAGTAATTTTAGACGAGCCTTTTGCAAATTTAGATCCGACTACCCAAATAAGATTAAAAAATATTATTAAAACACTAACCGATAACAAAGAAGTAACAGTGCTTATTTCTAGTCATGATTTAACCCATGTTACCGAAGTTTGTGAGCGAATTGTGGTATTAGATAAAGGAAATTTAGTAAAAGACATAGCAACTTCTGCAGAAACTTTAAAAGAGTTAGAGGCCTATTTTTCTGTTTAA
- a CDS encoding DUF5687 family protein, with product MISHFLKLEWKQFYRAASFGKSIGLKILIGFFALYFVVMFLLMGIGAYFGLKEMYPTQDPFVVVNSFLLYAVIGDLIFRFLMQKLPLMNVQPLLTLNIKKSTIVHYILIKSAASFFNIMSLFFYIPFAIVLIKEGYDVEGVLGWLFFMILLIQIVNYLNFLINKNNSAFGFLLVLLIGGFLVQYYQIFNLPAYVGKWFYYIYENPIYATIAILVLMFLYRLNFKQLLGLFYLDEVVSKKVKQVNASDLSWTDKLGDVAPFIKNDLRLMWRNKRTKSSVWMLIMALLYGLIFYPNPIYADKESFFIFIGVFSTGAFLINFGQFIPAWDSGYFNMLMSQNFKYERYLKSKFTLMTISVIVLFLLGIPYVYFGWKILVVHFAAMIYNIGVNTYVLLLGGSFNRKKIDLDQKAAFNYQGTGAVQWLIGIPLMAFPMALFALINWWVSFEIATLTIAALGFIGLAFHKVFMKLITKRYIATKYKMIHAFNQNN from the coding sequence ATGATTTCACATTTTTTAAAATTAGAATGGAAACAGTTTTACAGAGCAGCCTCTTTTGGTAAAAGCATAGGTTTAAAAATACTAATTGGCTTTTTTGCACTGTATTTTGTTGTTATGTTTTTATTAATGGGAATTGGTGCATACTTTGGCTTAAAAGAAATGTACCCAACACAAGACCCTTTTGTAGTGGTAAACTCATTTTTATTATATGCGGTAATCGGCGATTTAATTTTTAGGTTTTTAATGCAAAAACTACCTTTAATGAATGTGCAGCCACTGCTTACTTTAAACATTAAAAAAAGTACGATAGTTCATTATATTTTAATAAAATCTGCAGCCTCTTTTTTCAATATAATGTCGCTCTTTTTTTATATTCCTTTTGCCATAGTTCTCATAAAGGAAGGATATGATGTAGAAGGAGTTTTGGGGTGGTTATTTTTTATGATTTTACTCATACAAATTGTAAATTATTTAAACTTTCTTATCAATAAAAATAATAGTGCTTTTGGCTTCTTATTAGTCCTTTTAATTGGTGGGTTTTTAGTACAATATTACCAAATATTTAATTTGCCTGCCTATGTAGGTAAATGGTTTTACTATATATACGAAAACCCCATTTATGCCACGATAGCTATTCTTGTGTTGATGTTTTTATATCGTTTAAATTTTAAACAACTTTTAGGTTTATTTTATTTAGATGAAGTTGTTTCTAAAAAAGTAAAACAAGTAAACGCATCCGATTTATCTTGGACAGACAAACTAGGTGATGTAGCGCCATTTATAAAAAACGATTTGCGTTTAATGTGGCGAAACAAGAGAACAAAATCTTCGGTTTGGATGCTAATAATGGCACTTTTATATGGGTTAATATTTTATCCAAACCCTATTTATGCCGACAAAGAGTCCTTTTTTATTTTTATTGGCGTTTTTTCTACGGGTGCTTTTTTAATCAACTTCGGACAATTTATTCCTGCTTGGGATAGTGGATATTTTAACATGCTGATGAGTCAGAATTTTAAGTACGAACGCTATTTAAAATCTAAATTTACATTAATGACAATAAGTGTTATTGTACTGTTTTTACTTGGCATTCCTTATGTATACTTCGGATGGAAAATTTTAGTAGTGCATTTTGCAGCAATGATTTATAACATAGGTGTAAATACTTACGTGTTGCTTTTAGGAGGGTCTTTTAATAGAAAAAAAATAGATTTAGATCAAAAAGCAGCTTTTAATTATCAAGGCACTGGAGCCGTTCAGTGGCTTATAGGAATACCGCTTATGGCTTTTCCAATGGCACTTTTTGCACTTATAAATTGGTGGGTAAGTTTCGAAATTGCTACACTCACCATTGCAGCTTTAGGCTTTATTGGACTAGCTTTTCATAAGGTTTTTATGAAATTAATTACCAAAAGGTACATCGCTACTAAATACAAAATGATACACGCTTTTAATCAAAATAACTAA
- a CDS encoding PadR family transcriptional regulator, giving the protein MGNQKLYKGSLQTIILKLLASNSKMYGYEITQHVKEITKGELKITEGALYPALHKLEADGLLEVEVAKVGNRLRKYYKLTDSGTKETVHKLAEMQEFLRTMQHLVNPKFSLE; this is encoded by the coding sequence ATGGGAAATCAAAAATTATACAAAGGTTCTTTACAAACTATTATATTAAAATTATTGGCTAGCAATAGTAAAATGTATGGTTATGAAATTACACAACATGTAAAAGAAATAACTAAAGGAGAATTAAAAATTACCGAGGGCGCTTTGTACCCAGCATTACATAAATTAGAGGCCGATGGTTTGTTAGAGGTAGAGGTTGCAAAAGTAGGTAATAGATTAAGAAAGTATTATAAGTTAACAGATAGTGGCACAAAAGAAACGGTACATAAATTAGCCGAAATGCAAGAGTTTTTAAGAACGATGCAACACTTGGTAAATCCGAAATTTAGTTTAGAATAA
- the trxA gene encoding thioredoxin: MTENLTKATFLEKVFNYEQNKTWKFEGKRPVLIDFYADWCGPCKALAPVLEVLSKEYEGKIDIYKVDTEAEQELAAAFAIRSIPSMLFCPMNGEPQMANGALPKAELEKIIAEVLKVEK, translated from the coding sequence ATGACAGAAAACTTAACAAAAGCAACATTTTTAGAGAAAGTATTTAACTACGAACAAAATAAAACATGGAAGTTTGAAGGAAAACGACCAGTTTTAATTGACTTTTATGCAGATTGGTGTGGCCCATGCAAAGCCTTGGCCCCAGTATTAGAAGTGTTGTCTAAAGAGTATGAAGGTAAAATAGATATTTATAAAGTAGATACAGAGGCAGAACAAGAGTTGGCAGCTGCATTTGCAATAAGAAGCATTCCTTCTATGTTATTTTGCCCTATGAACGGAGAACCGCAAATGGCAAATGGAGCGCTACCGAAAGCAGAATTAGAAAAAATTATTGCAGAAGTATTAAAGGTAGAAAAATAG
- a CDS encoding ABC transporter ATP-binding protein, whose translation MLKVTNVSFSYSKNKPVLKDFNFSLKKGEHLCVMGESGCGKSTLLKVIYGLLDLEKGSIFWNENRVLGPEHYLVPGMDFFKYVAQDFDLMPYISVTENIKKFLSRFYPEESEKRTQELLEVIEMKAYENTKVKNLSGGQKQRVAIARALAKEPELLLLDEPFGQIDNFKKNTLRRNLFSYLKEKNITCIVATHDKNDALSFADKLLIIRNNSMLEHASPKEIYQHPKNRYIASLFDDVNAIFWNNKKVLLYPNQLKIIEKSKHKAIVKNAYYKGAYWLLEVDYNQQKIFVNHPKNISVNEQIYLQLTEV comes from the coding sequence ATGCTAAAGGTTACCAATGTTAGTTTTTCTTATTCAAAGAACAAACCTGTTTTAAAAGACTTTAATTTCTCTCTAAAAAAAGGGGAACATTTGTGTGTTATGGGAGAAAGTGGTTGTGGAAAATCTACACTTTTAAAAGTAATTTATGGTTTGTTAGATTTAGAAAAAGGAAGCATTTTTTGGAACGAAAATCGCGTTTTAGGGCCCGAACATTACCTAGTTCCCGGAATGGATTTCTTTAAATATGTAGCACAAGATTTTGACTTGATGCCTTATATCTCTGTAACGGAAAATATAAAAAAATTCCTATCGAGGTTTTACCCAGAAGAAAGTGAAAAACGAACTCAAGAGCTTTTAGAAGTAATAGAAATGAAGGCTTATGAAAACACTAAAGTTAAAAATTTAAGTGGAGGCCAAAAACAACGGGTTGCCATTGCAAGAGCTTTGGCCAAAGAACCAGAACTATTGCTGCTAGATGAACCTTTTGGTCAAATAGATAATTTTAAAAAAAATACCTTAAGAAGAAATTTATTTTCTTACCTAAAAGAAAAAAATATTACTTGTATTGTAGCTACGCACGATAAAAATGACGCTCTTTCTTTTGCAGATAAATTGTTAATTATTAGAAATAATAGCATGCTAGAACATGCTAGTCCGAAAGAGATTTACCAACACCCAAAAAATAGGTATATAGCCTCTTTATTTGATGATGTAAATGCTATTTTTTGGAATAACAAAAAGGTTTTGTTATACCCAAATCAACTAAAAATAATTGAAAAATCTAAGCATAAAGCAATTGTTAAAAACGCCTACTATAAAGGTGCTTATTGGCTTTTAGAAGTAGATTATAATCAACAAAAAATATTTGTAAATCACCCAAAAAACATTTCAGTTAACGAGCAAATTTACCTTCAACTTACAGAGGTTTAA
- a CDS encoding 3-oxoacyl-ACP synthase, translated as MQVKEQLFALCATFVNTQLQTINAIITSNRKALLSETKSSAGDKHETGRAMLQLEMEKAGLQLANVQKMKLVLERFSAAGNHNKNAKNVHLGSIIYTDLHTYFLLISAGKLVVDNQEFYAISAASPLGKLLLGKQQNEVININGKQIKIKGIY; from the coding sequence ATGCAAGTTAAAGAACAACTTTTTGCTCTTTGTGCCACTTTTGTAAATACCCAATTACAAACAATAAACGCTATTATTACTTCTAACAGAAAGGCATTATTATCAGAAACAAAAAGCTCTGCCGGAGATAAGCATGAAACAGGAAGGGCTATGTTGCAGTTAGAAATGGAAAAGGCAGGGTTACAGCTTGCTAATGTTCAAAAAATGAAGCTTGTTCTAGAACGGTTTTCTGCTGCAGGAAACCATAATAAAAATGCTAAAAATGTGCATTTAGGAAGTATTATTTATACAGATTTACATACTTATTTTCTTTTAATTTCTGCAGGTAAATTAGTAGTAGATAATCAAGAATTTTATGCAATTTCTGCGGCATCACCATTAGGTAAATTATTGTTAGGAAAGCAACAAAATGAGGTTATAAATATAAACGGAAAGCAGATAAAAATTAAAGGTATTTATTAA